The following coding sequences lie in one Syngnathus scovelli strain Florida chromosome 1, RoL_Ssco_1.2, whole genome shotgun sequence genomic window:
- the zgc:85858 gene encoding stress-associated endoplasmic reticulum protein 1: protein MSAVQRMKVANERHSKTITQRGHVQKTSRPVNEEKSPVGPWLLALFVFVVCGSAIFQIIQSIRQGM from the exons AtgtcggcggtgcaacgaatgaAGGTGGCGAACGAGCGGCACAGCAAAACCATCACGCAGCGGGGACACGTCCAAAAAACCTCG CGACCGGTCAATGAAGAAAAGTCACCTGTAGGTCCGTGGCTTCTGGCGCTTTTCGTCTTTGTGGTTTGTGGATCAG CCATCTTCCAGATCATCCAGAGTATCAGACAGGGCATGTGA